In one window of Erythrolamprus reginae isolate rEryReg1 chromosome 1, rEryReg1.hap1, whole genome shotgun sequence DNA:
- the RB1 gene encoding retinoblastoma-associated protein isoform X3 yields the protein MKDRHLDQIMMCSMYGICKVKNIDLRFKTIVTAYKELNNANQETFKCVLIREGQYDSIIVFYNMVFMQRLKTNILQYASNRPPTLTPIPHILQSPYKFSNSPLRVSAGNNIYVSPLKNPSKFSEGLLSPTKMTPRTRILVSIGESFGSSEKFQKINKMVCNSDRHLKRSAELSTTPKPLKRLRFDEGQDEADGREHLSGESKFQQKLAEMTSTRTRIQNQKLNDGADVSDTVQK from the exons ATTATGATGTGTTCCATGTATGGCATATGTAAAGTGAAGAATATTGATCTCAGATTTAAAACTATTGTGACAGCATACAAGGAACTCAACAATGCAAATCAAGAG ACATTCAAGTGTGTTTTGATCAGAGAAGGACAGTATGATTCCATTATAGTCTTCTACAACATGGTATTTATGCAAAGACTGAAAACTAATATTTTGCAATATGCTTCAAATAGG CCTCCAACATTAACACCCATTCCTCACATTCTACAGAGCCCTTATAAGTTTTCTAATTCTCCTTTACGTGTTTCTGCTGGAAATAACATCTATGTCTCACCTTTGAAGAATCCCAGCAAATTTTCTGAAGGGCTATTATCACCGACAAAAATGACACCCAGAACAAG AATATTGGTTTCAATTGGTGAATCCTTTGGG AGTTCTGAAAAGTTTCAAAAGATAAACAAGATGGTATGTAACAGTGATCGTCATCTCAAACGGAGCGCTGAACTAAGTACCACTCCTAAGCCTTTGAAGAGATTGCGTTTTGATGAAGGTCAGGATGAAGCTGATGGAAG GGAACATCTTTCTGGAGAGTCAAAATTCCAACAAAAGCTCGCAGAAATGA CATCTACAAGGACTAGAATACAAAACCAGAAACTGAATGATGGTGCTGACGTTTCCGATACTGTACAGAAGTGA
- the RB1 gene encoding retinoblastoma-associated protein isoform X4: MHLEQAPAVPPPHLSLTPKAAASLAGKCQMALALFLYPMSSEKFQKINKMVCNSDRHLKRSAELSTTPKPLKRLRFDEGQDEADGREHLSGESKFQQKLAEMTSTRTRIQNQKLNDGADVSDTVQK, from the exons ATGCATCTGGAACAggccccagctgttcctcctcctcacttatctctgactccaaaggcagctgctTCTCTGGCTGGGAAATGCCAGATGGCCCTGGCTCTATTTCTGTATCCGATG AGTTCTGAAAAGTTTCAAAAGATAAACAAGATGGTATGTAACAGTGATCGTCATCTCAAACGGAGCGCTGAACTAAGTACCACTCCTAAGCCTTTGAAGAGATTGCGTTTTGATGAAGGTCAGGATGAAGCTGATGGAAG GGAACATCTTTCTGGAGAGTCAAAATTCCAACAAAAGCTCGCAGAAATGA CATCTACAAGGACTAGAATACAAAACCAGAAACTGAATGATGGTGCTGACGTTTCCGATACTGTACAGAAGTGA